A genomic region of Lysinibacillus sp. 2017 contains the following coding sequences:
- a CDS encoding RNA polymerase sigma factor gives MKSSQLVEQAMQDYTELLYRIAYYYVKDSHLAEDIVQDVFMKLYC, from the coding sequence TTGAAATCTTCGCAGCTTGTTGAGCAGGCGATGCAGGACTATACCGAATTGCTCTATCGCATTGCCTATTATTATGTGAAGGATTCCCATCTAGCAGAGGATATTGTACAAGATGTATTTATGAAATTATATTGTTAG
- a CDS encoding DUF4429 domain-containing protein: MKTFSFKLYGGYKVNLDKKELTIDYQGEKWWFITRSKPRTKTIAFDDIVQVDYKESGMTFGYIRLITKENAGYPSSTYVARNDENAFMVEKDEITQLNEVLDLLKKRCNTIEFKHLKA, from the coding sequence ATGAAAACATTTAGTTTTAAATTATACGGTGGCTATAAAGTGAATTTGGATAAAAAGGAACTAACAATCGATTATCAAGGGGAAAAATGGTGGTTCATCACAAGATCGAAGCCACGCACGAAAACCATTGCTTTTGATGATATTGTGCAAGTCGATTATAAGGAATCTGGTATGACGTTTGGTTATATCCGTTTAATTACAAAGGAAAATGCCGGATATCCAAGTAGTACCTACGTAGCGCGAAATGATGAAAATGCCTTTATGGTGGAGAAAGATGAGATTACACAGCTGAACGAAGTGCTTGATTTACTAAAAAAACGTTGTAACACTATCGAATTTAAACATTTAAAAGCTTAG